The Arcanobacterium pinnipediorum genome includes a region encoding these proteins:
- a CDS encoding ABC transporter permease, with the protein MIHNFIGAIIEAWEEVKINRARVILSLIGVGAAVWAMATVIALGTILNEAQQRVIAHWNGQPGTITVIANVRAENGASGVDPFAASVNPEQGSIHFEEFRQSVLQTVEKLGITIWTTKLEFSIPFLDAPDFDPCPPQYGGSCPAEHPSAIAVDPSYFSLHAHKLVEGRFMDTHDGQLQMNPVVVNESTWAAMGSPALATYPRLWLDANHNRSVTVVGVIKNTNVFEGAMLYVPAQALPYVFPDTAQSQLPSFLFLPPSGEEEQAKIVAQSVLGSFLGEGYEVMAYWDEGYAQQSQQQGNLMQAIVAGIGGIVILLGALGLLTMSIVTVKNRVREIGIRRAVGASARRVFFAVFLESVVATTAAGFVGVALSVITIRILPTLNVSGFLLAEFSDIAATVAYPMSAALIGVGISATVGALCGIIPATIAVKMRPIDAIRF; encoded by the coding sequence ATGATTCACAATTTTATCGGAGCCATTATCGAGGCATGGGAAGAAGTAAAAATCAATCGGGCGCGCGTTATTTTGTCGCTGATTGGTGTTGGCGCTGCGGTGTGGGCGATGGCAACGGTTATCGCTCTGGGCACGATTTTGAATGAAGCCCAGCAACGAGTGATTGCGCATTGGAATGGTCAGCCCGGTACGATCACAGTTATTGCCAATGTGCGGGCAGAAAATGGGGCCAGTGGAGTTGATCCTTTCGCTGCATCGGTTAATCCTGAGCAAGGCAGCATACATTTCGAGGAATTTCGGCAATCCGTTCTTCAAACAGTAGAAAAACTCGGAATAACTATATGGACGACTAAACTAGAGTTTTCTATTCCGTTTTTAGATGCCCCGGATTTTGATCCGTGCCCGCCACAATATGGTGGCTCGTGCCCAGCCGAACACCCTTCGGCAATTGCGGTTGATCCGAGTTACTTTTCGTTACACGCCCATAAACTCGTTGAGGGCAGATTTATGGATACTCATGATGGTCAGTTGCAAATGAATCCGGTTGTGGTCAATGAATCAACATGGGCGGCTATGGGCAGTCCGGCGCTGGCGACCTACCCCAGACTTTGGCTAGATGCCAACCATAACCGTTCGGTTACTGTTGTTGGTGTGATAAAAAATACTAACGTCTTCGAAGGTGCCATGCTCTACGTTCCAGCCCAAGCCCTACCTTATGTATTCCCGGACACGGCGCAGTCACAGCTTCCATCATTTCTCTTTTTGCCGCCAAGCGGAGAAGAAGAACAAGCTAAGATCGTTGCGCAATCCGTCCTTGGATCCTTCCTAGGTGAAGGCTATGAGGTTATGGCTTATTGGGATGAGGGATACGCCCAACAAAGCCAACAGCAGGGCAATCTGATGCAAGCAATTGTTGCCGGAATCGGCGGTATCGTGATTTTGCTTGGTGCGTTGGGACTTTTGACGATGAGTATCGTAACTGTGAAGAACCGGGTACGTGAGATCGGTATTCGACGAGCAGTGGGAGCCTCGGCACGACGAGTATTTTTCGCAGTTTTCCTCGAATCAGTAGTTGCAACTACGGCTGCCGGGTTTGTAGGGGTGGCGCTATCAGTGATAACGATCCGAATCTTGCCCACGCTGAATGTGAGTGGATTTTTACTCGCAGAGTTTTCCGATATCGCCGCTACTGTTGCATACCCGATGTCTGCTGCACTGATTGGAGTAGGTATCTCGGCTACAGTTGGCGCGTTATGTGGAATTATTCCAGCAACTATTGCGGTAAAGATGCGCCCTATTGATGCGATTCGATTCTAA
- a CDS encoding ABC transporter ATP-binding protein, whose translation MLRLRNITRSVTLPNGQDLHILRGVDCDVAGGEHISIVGHSGTGKSTLLNIIGLLDQPNAGTYTWDGADVVGLSDAQRSRLRGGSVGFVFQQFNLFSSRTVLNNVEIPLFYNSGLDLYQRHEKAARILHSVGLGDRLDAFPSQLSGGEQQRVAIARALVRGPRLILADEPTGALDPDTGTHVMEVLEEAARENNAALIVISHDMNIAQRAQTVYRIADGVLTPLHDVDPLSVNRGEAEPSEVSTR comes from the coding sequence ATGCTGAGGTTACGCAATATTACTCGAAGTGTTACTTTGCCTAATGGCCAAGACCTCCATATTTTACGTGGAGTAGATTGTGATGTGGCTGGCGGAGAACATATCTCGATCGTGGGGCATTCGGGTACTGGAAAATCTACGTTGCTCAACATTATCGGGTTGCTAGATCAACCAAATGCCGGAACATATACCTGGGATGGGGCTGACGTTGTTGGGCTTTCTGATGCTCAGCGCTCGCGGTTACGCGGTGGATCGGTAGGATTCGTCTTTCAGCAATTCAATCTTTTTTCTTCGCGAACAGTGTTAAACAACGTCGAGATCCCGTTGTTTTACAATTCTGGCTTAGATCTTTATCAGCGGCACGAAAAAGCTGCCCGGATTTTACATTCGGTTGGTTTAGGTGACCGATTGGATGCGTTTCCGAGCCAGCTTTCGGGCGGCGAACAGCAACGAGTTGCGATTGCGCGCGCCTTGGTGCGCGGGCCGCGCTTGATCTTGGCTGATGAGCCAACAGGTGCTTTGGATCCAGATACCGGAACGCATGTGATGGAAGTGCTTGAAGAGGCAGCACGCGAGAACAACGCTGCGCTGATTGTTATTAGTCACGATATGAATATTGCCCAGCGTGCCCAAACAGTGTACCGAATTGCAGATGGAGTCTTAACGCCACTTCACGACGTCGATCCGCTTTCCGTTAATAGGGGCGAAGCAGAACCCAGCGAGGTGAGCACTCGATGA
- a CDS encoding efflux RND transporter periplasmic adaptor subunit → MEAHPTRKLIFSILRLIIGAVIAVALTKFAFFPDQETSKPLVGQGQFVLPTVSAQRGDIKNDTQFEATVLRDESKAVKSTAEGEIVHFFVADGAQVEQGAPLLQVKTTVTEQIMAPAAKSEDSEDERDSEPSTVTSVSYNNVVAPIAGTVHFDAIIKQHVTYNDPVGTIVPASFHATVNVTPDQLYALQSIPQEAQLAIANGPAPFTCTNLRTTSVKSASQSGDGISQGSSPVLICDIPGDQTVFDGIKATLNIAGEQVTDALLLPVTAVEGRFREGKVYLPMQDITDEPTAVVVKLGINDGKRVVITEGLDEQTEVLEFVPRKSQESDDSEVPPYPMGY, encoded by the coding sequence ATGGAAGCACATCCAACTCGTAAACTTATCTTTAGTATTCTCCGGCTCATCATCGGTGCTGTGATCGCAGTTGCCCTTACGAAATTTGCGTTTTTTCCTGATCAAGAGACGAGCAAACCACTTGTAGGCCAAGGGCAGTTCGTACTTCCCACTGTCAGCGCGCAACGTGGCGATATTAAGAACGATACCCAGTTCGAGGCAACCGTATTGCGCGATGAATCCAAAGCAGTTAAGTCCACAGCCGAGGGCGAAATCGTGCATTTCTTCGTCGCCGATGGTGCCCAGGTAGAACAAGGAGCGCCGCTGCTACAAGTCAAAACGACGGTTACGGAACAGATTATGGCGCCGGCAGCAAAATCTGAAGATAGTGAAGACGAAAGGGACAGTGAACCCTCGACGGTAACTTCAGTGTCTTATAACAACGTTGTTGCCCCTATTGCCGGCACAGTCCACTTCGATGCCATCATCAAACAGCACGTTACCTACAATGATCCGGTGGGCACCATCGTGCCAGCGTCATTCCACGCAACTGTTAATGTCACTCCAGATCAGCTTTACGCACTACAATCTATCCCGCAAGAAGCCCAGTTGGCGATCGCTAACGGGCCAGCTCCGTTTACATGTACTAACTTGCGCACCACGTCAGTTAAATCCGCCAGCCAAAGTGGCGACGGCATCTCCCAAGGTTCCTCGCCTGTGCTCATCTGCGATATTCCAGGCGATCAAACAGTGTTCGATGGGATTAAGGCCACGCTTAATATTGCTGGCGAACAGGTCACCGATGCGTTATTGTTGCCTGTTACTGCGGTAGAGGGAAGATTTAGAGAAGGAAAAGTCTATCTTCCGATGCAAGATATTACCGACGAGCCTACTGCGGTTGTTGTTAAGTTAGGTATCAATGATGGCAAGCGAGTGGTGATCACCGAAGGCTTGGATGAACAAACTGAAGTCTTGGAATTTGTACCGCGCAAATCCCAAGAATCTGATGACTCCGAAGTGCCACCCTATCCGATGGGATATTAG